gggaagccccccaggccggctgcgaccttttaaaacacccgcgccgcttcgcagctgtctcccgaagccgaacgtggaagttcggctttagcgttcggcttcaggagacagctgggaagcggcgcgggtgttttaaaaggtcgcagccggcctggggggcttgccagcacccccccgaaccctgaacttttgccaaacttccgggttcggggttcgggggggtgctgggaagccccccaggccggctgcgaccttttaaaacacccgcgccgcttcgcagctgtgctgggaagccccccaggccagctgtcaccttttaaaacagccgcgcggcttcccagcagtcgccgaaagccgtttttttgcggggggttttttggttgcatggattaattgactttacattgtttcctatgggaaacaatgtttcgtcttacgaacctttcgtcttacgaacctcctccttgcaccaattaagttcgtatcatgaggtattactgtatatatttttacattttattataaaaGGTGATGAACACTATAAACCATTCCAACAAAATCCTGATTAAATTATCATGATGAATAATTGCTATGTAAATATGAGATGGCCATGAATACTTctgatgtttaatttttttacatGTGATTCATTTATCATCAGTAAAATTGTACTTAGTCTAGTGCTTCTGTTTAGAAAGCATAGATAAGCCTTCTTTATTTAGGCAAGTATTTGTATAGGCTTAACAAGATTTTATATTAAATACAcatgtaaattatttatttattcatttatttattttattcaattttatgccgcccttctccttagactcttcTAAGAAGAATTACAGTTATAATTTCCATGTGTGTCACAGTTGAATCAATAtgtgacatttaaaaaccatcataTTTAGTTGTTGTAAGCTATTTACAGAATCTGTTATGTattccctatacagtggtacctgaagatacgaacccctcgtcttacgaacagctgggaagccgtgcggctgttttaaaaggtgacagccgggcggcggggcttcccagaagcctcccgaacgccggttcgtaactcgaacaaagttcgtaagaagaggcaaaattttgctgaaccccgggttcgattcgggaggttgctgggaagccccccaggccggctgcgaccttttaaaacagccgcgccgcttcccagctgtctcccgaagccgaacgcggaagttcggctttagcgttcggcttcaggagacagctgggaagcggcgcgggtgttttaaaaggtcgcagccggccttgggggcttgccagcacccccccgaaccccgaacctgggttcggggggtgctggcaagccccccaggcaggctgcgaccttttaaaacacctgcgccgcttcgcagctgtctcccgaagccaaacgtggaagttgggctttagcgttcggcttcaggagacagctgggaagcggcacgggtgttttaaaaggtcgcagccggcctggggggcttgccagcacccccccgaaccctgaacccaggttcagggggggtgctgggaagccccccaggccggctgtcaccttttaaaacacccgcgccgcttcccagcagtcgccgaaagccgtttttttgcgggggggggtttttggttgtacggattaattgactttacattgtttcctatgggaaacaatgtttcgtcttacgaatctttcgtcttacgaacctcctccttgcaccaattaagttcgtatcatgaggtattactgtattagagaGTATTTAGTATAAAAACTTACattctggaaagaaaaaaaattatcaatGATATGAATGATCATTTACTATATTAAATTAGTTTTGATTTAATTATTGTCTTTATTAATAGTTCTATCTtgatttttgtattattatttttgtattattatgaGTGGTTAAAAATATAATGCCATAATCTTTAAACAGTAAAAAGTAATAAAGGAAAATTTCAAAAAGTTGTCTCAAAACAGCAATACTTTTAATGATACACATAAATCTTTACTATCCCAAAATGGCATATAACTTCCTTGTTCATCTGATTAGATGGTATTCTAATcagcattgaaaaatgtgattaAGTGCATCAGGAATGGAGACATACAACAGTTAAATGGCCAAATAGTTAAAGCTTTCAGAACcattatacaatttatttatttattttaaataatttttattacaatacaaagattaaaaagagcagacatatagtgttgtacatattgtatcatttcacagtataattattatttgtatagttgttgtacttaaattctaaaataccttatacagagctgcccctagttccccctccctcctcattGAACTATTAGCCTAAcagttctattttttccttttgatatcaatatacagcttatggcatcagcggttgtcaCACATTTGTTCTATCATACAATTAATCTAAAGGCTGgtttgatcttaattttgtgtctcggattgattttaagaacatctagtttatttactaccattatttttttcttgtctcgacccagtcataattttttttccaaatttcataatattttgattcttctttatttttaggtttttgggttaatctgtccatttctgcacagtcgtatattttttttatcatttctctttctgatggtgtttcttctttttcccaattttgtgctattgtaattctaattgcagtaatcatgtgctgtattaaataataatagtcttttttaagtttttgatttattatgcctagaagaaaggtctctggttttaatatcagtttaattgtggtaattttgaagatcCATCTTTGGAgttttttccatgtcttttttatttggggacatgtccaccataaatgaaagaaggtcccatttttatttttacacctccagcaatttggtttcaggtttGGATATATTTTGGCTAGTCTGGCTGGTGctaaatgccatctgtagaacatttttttggatattttctttatatggaacagattttgttattttaacatttttccaCATTAATTCCTATTGTTCTAAATATATGTTATGTCCTACATTTTtagcccaactaatcatatttcctttaactatttccgtttccattttatACTCAATTTAAAAGTTATATAGCCtggttataaaaaaaataattcttgacCTAATATTAACTTATCTAATACACCATCCTTTTCCTGAATTCCATTATTCTTTTTATCTTTATACCATTTTACCTGAATTTGTgtgtatggccaccaatcaataataatattttgtttttctaattgttgtcttgttttaatattaCCTTTCTCATCTAATATATGATTATAATTCACCAGTTTTTGGATTTGGAAAGTATTTGGATGTGTAAGTGCTTCCATACTAGAATACCATCTTGGAATTTTAACATAGTGTTCTCTTTTAGTCTTTATCCGTGTTGCCATTAAGGAGTCTCtaattatatgatttttaaaatatgttgggactttgtttttttcattccaaAGGAATCCATGCCACCCTTGTAAaatatcatgtccttctaaagctAATAATCTTTGGTTTGTAAGttctatccaatcttttatccaaagTAATGTTGATGTTTGATAATAACTTTCAAAATCTGGAAGTCCGAATCCACCTTGTTTGACTTTatcttgtaaatatttaaatcttactctcggttttttcccttcccatatGAATTTGGAGATTGTGCAGTTtaattttataaacaaaaaaattatttaattttactgggatcgtttgaaataaataaagaaattttggtaGAGTCGTCATTTTGATTGTGGAAATTCTCTCTGTAAGTGAAATGTGCAGTTTATTCcatctgattaattgttcttcggGTTTTTTTATTAATgtgtcataattgtcttttttgattGTGCTACATCTTTTGGTTAGTGTTATGCCTAAATACTTTACTTTGTTTACAGTTTGAATTCCTAAATTTCTCTCTAATTCTTGGTCTTGTTCTGGTTTCATGCTTTTGgttatgattttagttttttgtttattaatttttaaacctgccacctctccatattgttttatttctctcattAGATGTTCACCTGCTTCTATTGGATCATCTATTATGAATACTAAATCATCCGCATAGGCCTGTACTTTAAATTCTTGTTTTCTTACCTTCAAACATGTAATCTTTGAGTTTATTCTTATTTGGTTTAACATTGTTTCGactgataatatatataaaagtggAGATAGCGGACAACCTAGACGTATCCCTTTCCAAATTTGGAATGGTTCTGTTAGTTcaccattaattataatttttgcagATTGGATATGGTATATTGTTTATATCATTCGggtaaatttggggccaaatttcattttttgtatTAATTCAAATATGAATTCCCATCtcaaattatcaaatgctttctggGCGTCTAAGAACATAAGGGCTAGTTGTCTTTCGGAATGTATCTCATAGAATTCTAACACATCttatattgtttcttatattgtttcttatatatcttcctggcagaaatccattttgatcaataTGTATCCATTTATTCATAATTGGTTTCATTCTGTCTGCCATAATTGacataaaaatcttataatctacattaaggagcgatattggtctgtagtttcgtaggttttgttttttggagATATCCTTTGGTATTAGACTTACTAACGCCTGTGTCCATGTTGTCGGTATTATTTCCTGTTCTAGGActtcattaaatataattaataatatttcccctagtttcttttagttctttatagaattcccctggtatcccatctgggcctggtgttttattgtttttttgtttcaatATTGCATTTTCCAATTCTATTAACGTTATTTTGTTGTTTAGTATTGTTCTATCTACTTCTGATATCTCTTCTAATTTTACATTTCCCAAGTACGTGTTTAGTTGTTCTTCTTTTATCTCTTCTTTTTGGTATAATTCTGTGTAATATTTAACTGcaatattcttttccttttccattgTTATTTCCATTTTCATCTTCTAATCTTTGTATATAtcgttctttttttaatttgtatgcaAGCCATCTACCTGTTTTATTTGCGTTTTCAAATTCATGTTGTTTAGCTATCTTAAGTTTAACAGCGATTTCATCTTGTACTAGTAAATtgatattgtgttttattttatccctttcttctcttaatttctcattttgtaggtctttttgcatttctatttttaggtattttaatctatttttatattcattcaattttttatcctTAGATTTTTTTGGTTTTGGCTGAATATGCTATTGTTAGCCCTCTTATATATGCTTTCGTGGTATCCCAGATATTCTGAATTGTAGTGTCACTGTTCCAATTGTcctgaaaaaataatttaagttctTGTTTAATGTAATTAATATAGTTTTGTTCTTTTATCAATACTTGGTTTATGGACCATCTGTGGTGTTCTTTCCttggttcttttatttttattgatattggattatggtctgcccataaATTTGGTCCTATTTCGATTTCTTGAATGAGTTTCCCAATTTCTTTGTCTGCCCAAATCGTATCTATCCTTGACCAGGACTTCTGAGGTGGTGAGTAAAAGGTGTCTTCTAAATCCTGAGGGTGTCTCTCCCTCCATATATCTGAAAGTCTATATTCTCTCACCATCTCAAGAAATTCAACTGGTAAGGTTTTCCTctctttagattttttaaaaattgttttgtaaTCTTTTTGGATATTATGTACCGCATTATAATCTccaataatacatatatttttccTTTCCATCTGTCTTACatgttcttctaattttttataaaattctttctgATTTGAGTTTGTAGTATAAATTACTATTAGGACTATTTCTAATCTTTACACTTAATATTCTTCCCTCCTTATCTGCGTAGGTTTTTTCAGGTTGAAGTTTTTACCTAATATATACAGCTATGCCCCTTCTTTTTGAATCTGTTAATGCTGTAAATAATTTTTGGATTCTTTGTTCATGGTTAACAATAATTTCTTGTATATTCTCCATTCGGTTCTCTAAACCTTCAATTTTGTCTGACATTTTTTCAAAGTTCTTATTTGTTTCTTCCTGGGTCAGTTTTATTGTTTCTTGAATTGCTGAAGCAGATTCCTGGCTCCGTACCATGAATTCCTGGATTAGATTTAATGACGCCTGTATTGTTTGAAGTGATGTTTTTTCCACTGTTGCCATTTCTATACTTGATTTTGTATTAAGTATAGGAGGGGTTCcaggcagtgttctctctaattttttttcggggtgagcggaaaagtatagtgtctgagcggcagtccctttgggactgggcggcatataagtagaaagaaagaaagaatgaatgagagagagagagaaagagaaagaaagaaagagagagagagagagaaagaaagaaagaaagtgtgggcgtgcgctatcacacatgagcgagttcttgcatccataattctatcctttctatctctccttccctcttacctccctccctctttcctttctccctctttcctttcctccctccctctttcctttctatctttctctccccctgcctttctccaagcccttccttttccctctccttatctaactaccccctctccctattttctatctctccctccccctttctctctcccttccttcatctttctttccctctctctctccatccctcttcctttctcccttccttccttccttcctctcttttttgctctttctctctccctccttccctccctctatgtctttcccattccctccttcccccctctctttctctctctcttgctttctttccctctttctttcttgctttctttctctctcattctctctcccccttttctctctctctttctctctcattcaccacgccggcaacagagaaaaagagagagagagaaggagagagagtggagggcaccgttgtcttcgcctccacccagctctgcagctaagaggcagcaaccaTCAACCCCCTGGCCCTCCCaggcgtccccagcgcccgggactgtgtggctttgcgccatgaagaaaaaacggctccggcagcagggaaaagtcgcccgggcttcgggaacgcctgccctgcctctactgcagcccccttgctggaagtctgggacgaaagcgctcccagcgaaggggctgcgagaggggcggggcgggcattcctgaaacgGACgaagaaagccctctctcgcagcgaaagtgctcccagccagggggctgcgagtgagggctttctccgtccatttcgggaaagcccgccccgcccctctcgcagccctctggctgggagcactttcgtcccaagGAGCTGAAGCCGCCGcaagaagtcgcgccccaaggcagggggcggcggaggagggggaggatcgggcggggggcagggccaagaggccaggagcgtgagggggccggaggcaccatggagaggcaggggcgaccgcggctcccttctactgcccacacctcgctgcccccccccccccgcaggctggcaggaggatggggagcgcgcgaccgaggaaaagagtgcacgcgggggtattttggagcgtgcgcgctcacgcgcgcagcttatAGGGAACAGTAGTTCCAGGTGTAGATTTCTTCTGGTATTTGGAAAAGTTCATTGACATACTCAAAGTTCTCTCTAGAAGTTCTCAAAATTTCCCTATATTTATCTTAAAATTAGTCTATAAATGATATAATCAGCGGTATTAACTAATTAGGAAAAGGAGTAATAACTTTGTTTTGGGAGATCAATCAATCCGACTTGTCAGGTTTTTCACACTTATCTCGGTTCTAAACTTATCAAGTATCAATCaatagttaataaataaatgtataataaatacaaactttaaaatttctaattctatatctatatatacagtgatccctcgattagcgcgggggttacgttccaagacctcccgcgctaatcgatttccgcgttatagtggtgcggaagtaaaaaacaccatctgcgcatgcgcgccatttttttcatggccgcacatgcgcagaaggtggagcgatgcaagttcggaggctggcaatgcaatggtgatttttccgggctcctcgccgctaccccccgcccgcccgattcgcccctctcaccggctttcttggggcagcgctggcagcaatggcaatggcaaccttccctccttccctccttcctctcaccggctttcttggggcagcgctggcggcaatggcaaccctccctccttccctccctccctcccttccttccttcctctcaccggctttcttggggcagcgctggcggcaatggcaaccctccctccttccctccctccctccctccttccttccttccttccttcgtctcaccggctttcttggggcagcgctggcggcaatggcaaacctccctccttccctccctccctccttcctctcaccggctttcttggggcagcgctggcggcaatggcaatggcaaccctccctccttccttccctccttcccttctctccctccctccttccctccctccctccttcccttctctccctccctccttcccttctctccctccctccttcccttctctccctcccttctctccctcctttctcaaaaagcacttaaataactactgtactgtgtaatgacagaataaaaccccccagccctcacctgtgtttgaatttcattcactcagtcattcattcattcattcttctgtacagtatgtacagtacagtactgtatgccactcagtcccaacacttttaacccataaattaccatttcccatccccttaattaccattactgtacacattgaataagactcttaagttatgaacaataacatatttatttacattttttggggtggggtgggggttagcataactgggataactagggatcttcttctatcaccatttctacaatggacgctgcaggtgatggtgtgacagacctcttggtttttgtgacaaacatggtcatgggcagttgttggtgctgtttctttttctggcctaacatggatctgtatggtgcaaagatgttgtcaagggaggcgttaaactgtatagagcgagtcatgttgggatcccaaagttccgccatgcgttgcagatgtgcagcagttctgttcatttctgcaagccgctcaagcgttaggccaatatcttcttcttcctcagcttcttcagctccctcttcctcctcttcttcactcgctgacctggtcagctcctccagatctttgtctgtcagcggtaggccatgctcatcaagcaaaccattgacttcctctggtgtcatgtcaacaaagccttctccacccagtgcctgtgccagcttcacagaggtctggactgcagcatcttggatttcttcgggagcaaatcccttgtaatcatgcaccacttctggccacaatttcctccagcaggcattcattgtctgtgtcttcatatccattaaggcattctgaatgttcttcagacaagatgcaattgtgtactgacgccagtaggccttcaatgtgaagttttcatcagcatccattgcttccacgatgcttccaagagaattgcgcgtgtacagtgccttaaatgcacggataataccttgatccatcggctggataagcgatgtggtgtttggtggcaagaattcgacttgcactccatcatgttcatggtccaggtgatcatggcctccagcattgtccattaggagaagcactttgaaatcgagtcctttgcgagccaaatacacctccacctgtgggatgaagcactgatgaaaccagtcccgcgtgaggggttttgtaatccatgctttaggattatgcatccagtacactggcaatgaattcttgtttctgttcttgagggctcttggatttcgtgacttatagattagccctggcttcatcaaaaagcctgctgcattcccacacatgatcaaagtcactcgatctttcatggccttaaagccaggggctttggcttcatcttgcatcaagaaagtccttgaaggcatcctcttccagaacaggcctgtttcgtccatgttgaacacctgttctggaaggtagcccccttctgcaattaggtctttaaacgtgccctggacaaagttttctgctgcacctgtatctgctgaggcagcttctccatgcaatgacacactcttcaggccatagcgccgttgaaatttctcaaaccaccctttgcttgctgtgaatgtggctggggctgaagaagcagaagaatgacaggaaagggagagagaagtgacttgaatgaaagcatacagagtaaatgcccacctccttccctccctccttccctccttccttccttccttccttccctccttccctccctccttccctccctccttccctccttccctgctccttccttaaaaaacacttaaatacagtatgtaatgacagaataaaaaaccccagcccttacctgcgtttccctcatctgcatcgccttcttctgtgtcttcaagacggttgtacaattgttgtgccttggttcttatggtgttggtatccaaagcaatgctctttttgcagcagtcttgtacccacagggacaaagcagcttccatcttcataaggcgtttgtttctaggcgtcaccattctttttgcagccttgttgaatgccatcagagaactttgccttatctttttctcgtcgttccgaatggttcgcacactcgattcgttgatcccatactgccgaccaacatctgcataa
This genomic stretch from Erythrolamprus reginae isolate rEryReg1 chromosome 5, rEryReg1.hap1, whole genome shotgun sequence harbors:
- the LOC139168391 gene encoding tigger transposable element-derived protein 1-like, which translates into the protein MPPKRCTRSGGGDAKKSRRILTIKEKIDILDMLKEGRSYADVGRQYGINESSVRTIRNDEKKIRQSSLMAFNKAAKRMVTPRNKRLMKMEAALSLWVQDCCKKSIALDTNTIRTKAQQLYNRLEDTEEGDADEGNAAPATFTASKGWFEKFQRRYGLKSVSLHGEAASADTGAAENFVQGTFKDLIAEGGYLPEQVFNMDETGLFWKRMPSRTFLMQDEAKAPGFKAMKDRVTLIMCGNAAGFLMKPGLIYKSRNPRALKNRNKNSLPVYWMHNPKAWITKPLTRDWFHQCFIPQVEVYLARKGLDFKVLLLMDNAGGHDHLDHEHDGVQVEFLPPNTTSLIQPMDQGIIRAFKALYTRNSLGSIVEAMDADENFTLKAYWRQYTIASCLKNIQNALMDMKTQTMNACWRKLWPEVVHDYKGFAPEEIQDAAVQTSVKLAQALGGEGFVDMTPEEVNGLLDEHGLPLTDKDLEELTRSASEEEEEEGAEEAEEEEDIGLTLERLAEMNRTAAHLQRMAELWDPNMTRSIQFNASLDNIFAPYRSMLGQKKKQHQQLPMTMFVTKTKRSVTPSPAASIVEMVIEEDP